The DNA window GTTGCCACGTGGTGCCCTGGGCAGAGCTGGCGCCGTCTTCAGTGTGACTGCGTTGGCTCTGAGGTCCCGCGTGTTGGTGGGCTCCACCTTGGCTCTTACTCCCTTAACTGGCGAGTGCCCGTCCTCGGCCCAGTTCGCCGACACAAGGACGCGGCCATCACTGCTCTCAGGTCCTGGGCCTGTGCTCTGTCCGTCTGCCTGGCCAGCCCGACCTCTGCGCACTGCGGGGCCTCCACACCTGGGCCTTCAGCGCCCCTGCCCGCAGCAGGTGGTGAGGACGGGCAGAGCGGGGCCTCGGGTCTGGGGGCTTGGGAGGTGTCTCTGTCAGGGAGCGTGGAGGACTTGTGGCAGTGACCTGGGCAGGGACCTTGGCCGGAGAGCATGAGGGTGCAGAGGTCCCTGGGAGCCAGGCCGCCATGGCAGGGTGGCGGCAGCAGGGACACCGGCCAGGGTGACTGTGAGGGGCCCTGAGTGTGCGGCGTCAGAGCGAGTCCTGGGCTTGAAGGACAAGGCCAAGGGCAGTGACAAGGGTGTGTCAGAATGACACGGGGCTCGGGACAGGCCAGAGGGAGCGCAGAGCAGGTGGCGGGGGGCCGGGCTGCAGCAGGGGCTGAGGGTGCAGTCGGGAGGTGGAGCCAGGCGGGGGGCTGTCAGGGTGGCAGCTCGTGCTGTGGAGGGCAGGCTCAGGGCAAGGAGAGCCTGTGTCTTGGAGAGGCCAGCGGTTTGCTTTCAGTGGCCTGGAGTGGGTGCCCCTGGGCAGCGGGCGGGTCTCCcatggagaggagaggggagctgGTGAGAGCAGCGGCCCCGGGGAGCATGGCCCCTTTGCCAGTGGGGTTTTTCGTGCCCTCCTGGGGCTCCCGAGAGCCTCCCCTTCGGCGCGCGTGCCTGGCGGCCAGTGCGGCAGCCTCAGACCCTCCGCGAGGAGGTGGCTGGTGGTCTCCAGTGCCTCTGTGCGCCTGAAGCTTCCCGGGCCCCTTCGAGGACCTGCTGGCCGCTCTGGTCCGCGGGCCCGGCCCTCCGAAGCCCCGAGCTGGCGCGGCGGGCCGGTGAGTGCGCCGTCCTCCGCAGGTGCTGAAGGTGGCCGTCCTGGCGGAGAAGTACGCCGTGGACTACACGTGGTACGTGGACACCATCCTCGGCCTGATCCGCGTCGCCGGCGACTTCGTGAGCGAGGAGGTCTGGTACCGCGTCATCCAGATCGTCGTCAACCGGGACGACGCGCAGGGCTACGCCGCCAAGACCGTGTTTGAGGTGCACCGGCGCCCGCCCCCCCGCCCGCGCCCCCACGCCCCCGACTCCCTGACCCCCGCAGCGCCGCGCCTCGGCGGGGCCTCCGTCCCTTCTCGCCCTGAGCTCCGCACAGCGGTCCTGGGCGAGGCGCGCTTGGCTACCCAGAGGGCGCCGGACTGAGAGGCTGCCCGGGGTCGCGGCCTCGGCCGGCCCGTGGGCAGCAGCGGGTACTGCCAGGCGCTGGCCCTGCTTGGGCCTGCCTGTCAGGTGGGGGTCCGCTCCCATGCTGGGGGCGGCCTCGGCCGCggccctggggctgccctgcTCCTGCCCCCTCTGCCGAGGCGGCCTGGAGGGCGGACGGGCCGGAACGGGTGCCCGGAGTGGCTCGGGGTTCCGGGGGCCAGGCTGGCGTGGGGGGCCGCGCTCCACAGGAAGGCGGCTGAGCCCGTGCTCCCGGCTCGGCTGCTCCGGCCTGCGCTGCGCTCGTGGCCCTGCTCACCACGCACCCTTTTGCAGGCCCTCCAGGCCCCGGCGTGCCACGAGAACCTGGTCAAAGTGGGTGGCTACGTCCTGGGGGAGTTTGGGAACTTGATAGCGGGAGACCCCCGATCCAGGTGAGTGCCTGGCGCTGGGAGCCCCTCGCCCTGGTTCTTGGCTGCGTTGGCTCTGGTGGCCCGGGTGGAACGTCGGGGTTCTGCTGGGAGGGCCATGTGGCCGGGGGTCAGGCCCTGCCAAGGGCAGCCCGCACTCAGCCCGCAGCTGGGAGGGCGCGGCCGAGGCCTCAGCGGGAGGCCGGTCTCCTGAGTCACTCGTCACCCACCCTCCCTCGCTGCGGGACgcctgggggctgggccaggccccGGGGCTGACCTGTGCCCCTTCTGTGCCCCCACGCAGCCCGCTGATCCAGTTTAACCTGCTGCACTCCAAGTTCCACCTCTGCAGCGTCCCCACCAGGGCGCTGCTTCTGTCTACGTACATCAAGTTCGTGAACCTCTTCCCGGAGGTGAAGGGCACCATCCAGGACGTGCTGCGCAGCGACAGCCAGCTGCGCAACGCCGACGTGGAGCTGCAGCAGCGGGCCGTGGAGTACCTGCGGCTCAGCACCGTGGCCAGCACCGACATCCTGGTGGGCACCGCCCCCCGCCCGGGGCCGGAAGCCGGGCGCCCTCCGTGGCGCTGACCCTGGCTTGCTTTCCCGCCAGGCGACCGTCCTGGAGGAGATGCCCCCGTTCCCGGAGCGCGAGTCCTCCATCCTGGCCAAGCTCAAGAGGAAGAAGGGCCCGAGCACGGTGACAGACCTGGAGGAGGCCAAGCGGGACAGGGGCGCCGACGTCAACGGGGGCCCCGAGCCTGCCCCGGCCAGCGCCAGCGCTGCGGTGCGTTCCCACCTGACAGTGCACCCTGCTCGAGCTCCTGGGGCAGCTGGTCCCTGAGCCCCGGGAGCCCCGACGGTTGTCGGCGGCGGGCTGACACCGACACCTGGGCCAGCTCTCCAGCCTGGCAGGCGTCGCCTGGCTCAGAGTCGGCTCTGTGTGGCCTGGGCTCTGGTGAGGCCGCCTGCTCACGCTCTGGCCCACCTGTCTGCGGGCCCGTCCTGCTCTCCGCGTCGGCTTGGGGCGgatcccctcctctgcccctggaGGTTTTCAGTGGAGAGCCGGTTAGAGCCGGCGGCACTGGGAAGGTGGCCCCAGCGTTGCTGGGGGAAGATGCCAGCTTGAGAGTGGCCTGCTTCCTTTCTCGCCctagctggggtggggggcctgggggcaggCTTGTCGCGCTGCTGGGTGGCGGTCCCACGGCTCCGCGACCGGCTCCTTCCGTCCAGTGGGACCGAAGCCTGGAGAGCCGTCTCTCCCTCCTGGATGCTGGTGTGGCAGGGGGATGTCAGGGGGCCCAGGACACGTCCCAGAGGTGCCGTGTGCCTGCGTGCCTGCAGATGGGGCCTGGGCGGTTTGTGGGTCCACAGTGTGCCTGTGTCTGAGCCCTGGCACTCTGGGGGGGTCTGCGCCCCACCCCCGTGTGCGCCATTGCCCCGGGACCACCATGAGCCCTGAGCTTGGACCTGACTTGGGGTGCCATTGCCCTCGGGCCCCCACCTGCGTCCTGATGCTCTCTCCAGAGGCGCCCTCTGGAGGCCGTGGATGGGGGTTCTCATTTGTCCTCAGGGTGGGGTAGTGGGGACTAGGCCCGGAGGCAGGGGAACGGGACAGCAAAGGGACTGGGCTTCTGTCCTGGAGtcttcctgcccctgcctccagcctgggggcggggggccctcTTCACAGCGGCATTGCGGTGTCTGGCGCTTATATGCTTACCTGTGACATCTTCTGTGTAGCACGGGCCAGGATGGTGTTGATTGAGGATCAGAGGCCGTGCTGGGGGGGGGTTTCTCCGTGGCGGTCCCAGAGGTCGGCTCCTTGGCTCCGGCTCGCCTTCTGTGCATCTCCAGTCTCTTGCGGTGCCAGGGCCGCCTCTGCTGGGCGTCTGGAGGGAGACTCCCATTCTCCCGGGGCTTTGGGCTGGCGCCCGGGGCAGGTGCAGCCTGTGCAGAGGGGGCACCTTGCCAACTCCTTGGGGAGGGTCTCCCGAGTCCTAAAATGGGGAGGTGGTGAGGAGGGTAGAGCCCGCCGTGGCGTCGGGGAGGGGCAGTGGCTCCCGGGCCTCCCGTCCTCCCGGCAGAACAGCCGTGCTTCTGTCTGTTAGCCCGTTTGCGGTGCGTGTTTGGTGAGTCGCACAGAAGGGTTTTCCTACCTTAACGGGCGTTGGAGCCGCTCTTCAGGGGCCGGGGTGGAAGGAGGCGGAGGGGAGATGACCCGACGGGCTGCAGGTGGTCCTGCCATGACAGACGCCTTTCTCGTATGGTCTTTAGCGAGGCTTGAGGCGCCCGCGCTCGCCTGCCGCCCTCAGGTGGCCGGGCTCCTGGGGAGGCCGGCGCCCGCCTGTGGCGCGGGTCCCGAGGTGCTGCGCAGGCCAGGAGCCACCTGCGGGCCATTTCACCCAGACCCTCCCTGACGGCGGTGTGGCCAGTTTTTCTCTGGTCCCCTCGCCGCCTCCTGGCCACCCGCTGGCTGGGGAGTCCGGCCTGGCCTGTCGGCTCTACCCACGAGCCCCCCACTAGCCAGCGCCTTCTGCCCCGGGGTCGGCCTCACACTGCCCGCCCTGGAGCCCCAGGGACGGAGGGGCCGTCACAGGGCAGAGTTCCCGCCACTCAGACCCACACGCTCTTTGCCAGTTTGATAAGGGCGTCTTTGTCTCAAAGTAGACTGTCACACGTCAGAGCGTCTGCCGACGCAGGTGAGTTTTCAGGAATTCAGTGCGACGCTCTGAGTAGGGAAGCGGAATAAGCACTTGTTTACACTGAGGTGTGATCTTCGCGTGCTGAGTCCTCCGCCCAGCTCAGCTTGGCTGCAGGGCTGAGGGCGAGGCTGGCGGGTGCCCAGGGCCGGAAGAGAGCAGGCCCTTGGCTTTCAGCAGCAGGGCGGCATTGGTGGTGGGAGGCGGGTGCGAGAGCTGCTGCCGGCTGCCGGCTGCCGCCTCCTGAGGTCCCGGGAGGGGCTCTCCCATTCCTGGTCCTTGCCCACGACACCCTCCTCGCGGGAGTCAGACGCTGCGCATTTCTGGAGCTTCTGTGCCTGGCAGATGCGGGCCCTGCGTGTGGGCGTCTGCTTTCTGGGCAGCTGGTGGGGCcttgggcggggggtggggggggggagtgtgctGAGTGGTTTGGGAGGGGCTGGTTCTTCGTCGGCTGCCTGGCGTTGAAAAGCAGctatttgtttccagtttttttttcctgcaggctTTTTATCTACTCTTTCTCTGTGATAGGACAAAAGTTAAAAGTGCTTGAGAGGGCACcccaggggttcccgtcatggctcagtggttaacgaacccagctaggatccatgaggacgcgggttccatccccggcctccctcagcgggtcaagggtctggcattgccgtgagctgtggtgtaggtcacagacgtggcctggatcccacgtggctgtggctgtggtgcaggccggcggctacagctccaattgtacccctagcctgggaacctccgtatgccatgggtgtggccctaaaaagatgaaagacaaaacccaaaaccaaaaaccagcgCACCCTGATAAGTCACTTGCCTGTGGTCCTCGCCGCCCCAGGCTTTGCATGGTGGTCAGCGACAGGCACGTGTGTCTTTCTCAAACCAGACGCCCCTCTCTGGAGCGGCGGCGGGGAGCAGCCCGGGCTGGCCCGGCGCTGTGCCCAGCAGGTTCTGCACTGACCCTGCCTTGCGTCCCTGTTTTCCAGTCCACACCATCGCCGTCAGCGGacctcctggggctgggggccgcGCCCCCGGTCCCCGCGGGGCCCCCCCCCTCCTCTGGCGGGCTGCTCGTGGACGTGTTCTCAGACTCACCCTCTGCTGTCGCGCCCCTGGCTCCGGGCTCCGAGGACAACTTTGCCAGGTAGGCCGTCTCCCGTgtctgggggcggggcgggggggacgaCTCTGCCCTGGCCCCCGGCCCAGGCCACGGCCGGGCTCCGCCGGGCCCTCCTCCCGGGCCCTCCCGGGCTCTGCCGGGCCGGCCGCCAGCCGCGTCCTGTTTGCTGGGGCCCCTGTGGCCTCGGCGTCCCTGGCCTCTTCCCCGCTCTTGCCCTCGAGCCGCCCTGCCTCCCCTGGCTTCCCACCACGGGTCTGCCTTCCGGGCGCCCCTGGCCTCGTCCTCAGGAACGCTCTGCAGGGGCAGGGCGCTGCCTTCTCCTGAGCGCCGTCTCCACCGCCCGCCTCCTGCCTCTCTCCGACCTGCGTCCGTCCACGGGCCTGGCTTCCTGCTGCCGGCTTTGCCCCCTTTCCCCGTTTTCAAAACGGATCCCAGGCTGCTCCTCCCAGCATGTCGGCTCCCCCATCTCTCTGGCTCTGGGGATCCTGGGCCTCTGCCCTCCTCACGCTGCCCTCTCTCTGCTGATCTGAAACCCCgccggggcggggggagcccGAGGGAGACCTGAGTCTCCAGGGACCCCGCCAGCGGAGTTAGGACGGCAGAGGGCTTCCTTTACGGTTCCCTGGTCTCTGGGTCGACAGCGCGGCTAATTCTTTGCCTTGCGGGCTGGAAGCGGCTGGGGCCGGGCAGCTTGGAGTGCTGCTCGCCTTCTGTCCCGGGctgaaaacagactttaaaaaactgagGTATGGTTGATGCACTTACTGGTTTCAGATGTACCACAGAGCAGTTCCCAGCTTTAAAGATTTTATTCCACTTAAAGTTGTGATAAAAGAGGGGGTTATTTCCGTGGGTTGCACCGTAGGTCCTTTTAGCTTATCTGCCTACTGGGTGCGTCTCAgacgctccccccaccccactgggaACCACCAGCCTGTTCTGGGTGTCTGCTTGGTCCTGCGGCGTCATCCTCGTTTCGTTTCAAAGTCCACGTGTGCCGCTGCCGCGGTGTCTGTCTGTccctgacttacttcgctcagcGTGACACCCTCCCGGCCCGTCCGTGTTGTTGCAGATAACGAAGTCTCATtctttcatggctgagtggtgCCCCCAAGTCcgtacacaccacatctttatccatcctttacttttttgtcttttcggggccatacccatggcgtatggaggtgcccaggccaggggtcacatcggagctgcagctgtcagcctacaccgcagccgcagCCGCGCCAGATCCCGGCCGCGTGTGcggcctgctccacagctcacggcaacgccagatccttcacgcactgagcgaggccagggaccggacctgcaacctcgtggttcctcgtcggattcgttcaccactgcgccacgacgggaactcctgggctttctttgctttccatgttttcttctaggagttgtacGAGTCCAGATCTCacgtttagatctttaatccttTTGCGTTATCCTTGTATGTGGTGTGGGAAGGTGTTCTGCTCTTCTTCTTTTACACGTggcgtccagttttcccagcgccgGGGACATCGGGGCGGAGAGGGCTCAGTGGCATCGGCCGCGTGGCCCGCGGGGCAGCCAGGCGGGGCTGTTGGCCATACGCAGGCTGGAGGCCGGTGCCTGGTGGAGGGCGAGCCTGCGGTCCGACCTGAGCGTGTGCGTGTGCCCTGGAGCCCTTGTCCTGAGTCAGCGGGCAGCCGCAGGTGGTTGGCGGGCGCTTGGTGAGGAGCAGAAGGACTGACCCTGGCCCGGGGCCACGTCTCGGGTCGCGCCCGTCTCTAGCGGGGGGCCTTCGTGCTGTTCGGGCTTGTTTTCCTCCTCCCCTCACGGCCCAGAGAGGCTTTGCCGGACCCCGTGTTCTTTACACCCTTTCTCAGAACGAATCTTTGTATTTGGGGCGGCGGCTTTGGGTGGGTCACACGCTGTCTCTTGTCCCCAGGTTTGTCTGTAAGAATAACGGAGTCTTGTTCGAAAACCAGCTGCTTCAAATTGGACTGAAGTCCGAGTTTCGGCAGAACTTGGGTATGTGTTTAACTGAGTGGAAGCGTCTCTTAGAAGTTACGGGGAGAAGGTATTTTCTGATTAGGTATCTCATAAGGGTCTAGTTTCTGGAATGTGTAGAAGACTCccaatcaacaacaggaaaacaaGCAGTTAAAACCGCGGGTGGCCTCCCTGGCCGCACAGCgggccaaggatccagtgttgtcaccactgtggcgtgggtttgattcctgacccaggaacgtGCACATGCGGCAGGCGCGGCCagcgaccccccccccccccgaaaacaACTCCAAAGGCTTTttgcgccccctccccccagcctttcCCATCTCTGGGCCCCGCCTGCAGCCTGGTCTAGACGCGGGGcaggcggggaggcgggggggccCCCAAAACCCAGGGGGCGGTTTCGTCCTCGGCCGGTGGGGGCTTAGACGCTGGCCGTGGCTTCTGAGCTCGGGGAGGGTATTGCCCCTGCCATCCTGTCCAGGATGGGCGGCTCTCAGCCCTTCCTGGCTCGGAGGCGCCCCCGGCGTCTCTGTCGGGGCGCCGAGGACCCGCTGGCGAGCCGGCTCTCCCGCCTCCCAGGTCGCATGTTCATCTTTTACGGAAACAAGACCTCCACGCAGTTCCTGAGCTTCACGCCCACGCTCGTCTGCTCCGACGGCCTCCAGGCCAATATCCTTGTGCCGTGGCCCCGGCCCTCCGGGGTCCAGAGGCGGGTTTTGAGGTTCTGTGTAGGGGTAGGAAGACGCGCCTGCAGCCTCAGGGTACCCTCCCGGGCCCCGGGTGTGCGGGCGCCGCCTGGGAGGGGCACgcaggcctggcctggccccccAGCTCCAATCCCCGCCAGGCAGCGTGAGGGCCGGGGCGCCTGAGACCTCCTGAGGCCCGAGGCCTGGGACGTGAGCTGCTCCCGCCACCGTCAGTCAGCCTCGCTGCCCAGATGTCCGCTCTGGCGCGGGGGCCGCTCGGGGAGGTGAGGGGAAGGCCCGGCTGGGCCACGGAGACGCAGCGCGGCCTGGCCATTCCTGCGTTAGGGGAGTGTGTTTCACACTCAGACTCTTAGAGGCCGACGTGTGGGTGGTCGCTGCAAAGGCGCGCGTGGAAGGCTGCGGCCGGATCAGGAcgtgccccccccctcccccgcgcgCCTCTGCCCCTGGGGCCCACTTGGCCTGGCCGGCCGCCTTCCCCGCGCTGCCCCGGCTTCCTTGACCCTCGCACATCTGAGCCTGCGGACCCAGCCCGTGGGCCCCACCGTGGACGGGGGCGCACAGGTGCAGCAGGCCGTCAACATAGAGTGCCTGTCCGACTTCGCAGAGGCGCCCGTGCTCAGCGTCCAGTTCAGGTGGGCCTGGGGTCGCCGGCCGCGCCTGCCGGACTGCCCCCTCCTCCCTAGGGTGTGGTCGGCGGGGGCTGCAGGGAgcctgtgggggcgggggcgagAGGGCGCCTAGGGTCCGGGGCGCCTCCTTCCAGGCCCAGTGCTTCCAGGTGAGACACCGAGGGGCCCACCCTgcggggccgggggctggggcaGGCGCAGGCCCGTGGGCAGCGGCCGGTCGGCTGCCCCGGGGCCAGCGCCTTGTCTGCGCACGCCTACGTGGTTGCCCTTCAAGCCTGCATGCtgtttagatgatttttttttttttgtctttttgccatttttagggccgctcccgtggcatatggaggttcccaggctaggagttgaatcggagctgtagctgccggcctacgccagagccacagcaacgcgggatccgagccgcgtctgcgacctacaccacagctcacagcttatggccacgccggatccttaacccactgagcgagggcagggaccgaacctgtaacctcatggttcctggtcggattcgttaaccactgcgccacgacgggaactcctagatgattTTTTGTAGCTTGTCTGGtcctgtcctttttctttcttgttctttttagagccgcacccacggcacatggaggttcccaggctaggggtccgattggagctgcgactgccggcctgcgccacagccacagcaacacgggatctgagcctcatctgtgacatgcaCCTCAGCTtccggccacgccggatccttaacccactgagtgaggccagggatcgaagctgcatacTGAGGGAgacagcatcaggttcttaacccctgagccacaacgggagctccgtGTTCTTGTCATGTAAGTGACGGCAGGAGAGTGTGTGAACAGCCTTCCCAGTTGGACGTTTGTAAGGTTTTGTGGGAAAGCATGTTCTCAAGCGTTACTACATAGCGACCTGAAGTTCACGCCCTAAACGCACAGCAATGAGAAGCTAGTGTGCTTGGCATAGTTCAGGGGACGAGGCGGGTGAGGCCTGTGTTTTATCCTGTAGTCTtactcttttcttatttattttatttttttttgtctttttgcgttttcttgggccgctcccgcggcatatggaggctcccaggctaggggttgaattggagccatagccgttggcctacaccagagccacagccacacgggatccgagctgcgtctgtgacctgtaccacagctcacggcaacgctgcagacttaacccactgagcaaggccagggatcgaacccgcaacctcatggttcctagtcgggttcgttaaccactgcgccacgacgggaactcctcagactcTTTTCTTGAGTCTTTTCCTGGGAAGAAGAAACCCACACCGCTTCAGCCGACGAGGAGCTGCCGGGTGTGCGCTGCCGGGGACGGGGAAGAGGTGGCGCTGTCCGCGGTCGGCGGGACGTCCCCGGGGCTCGGGGCGCCCTCCCAGAGCTCTCGGCCCTTGGTGCCCTGGGGGGGGGTGGGCGCTGCGGCCTGGAGGCTCCTGCGGCCACCTGCTCTCTGCATCTTGTCTCTTCGCTGCTCGCAGGTACGGGGGAACCTTTCAGAACGTGTCCGTTAAGCTGCCAATCACACTCAACAAATTTTTCCAGCCCACAGAGATGGCTTCTCAGGATTTCTTCCAACGTTGGAAGCAGCTGAGCAGGTGAGCGGCCGGCCCGTCCCCGGGCGGGTGGGGGGCCTCTGGGTCTCGGCCTCAGCTGGCGGCGCGGCCTCTGTCCCTCGCAGTCCCCAGCAGGAGGTGCAGAGCATCTTCCGAGCGAAGCACCCGATGGACACGGAGGTCACCAAAGCCAAGGTAGCGCCTCGCTGCGGACGGGCGGGGTCGGGCCCGGCCGGGGCCCTGCGGCTGCCGCCAGCTCCCCTCTGACCCTCAACTCTGCGCACAGATTATTGGCTTTGGCTCTGCACTCCTGGAGGACGTGGATCCGAACCCTGCAAACTTTGTGGGTGCAGGCATCATACACACCAAAACCAGCCAGATTGGGTGCCTGCTGCGTTTGGAGCCAAATCTGCAAGCCCAGGTTAAGCCCCTTGAGGAAACTGCTAAGTACACCCCAGTCGTtgtgctttgttgttgttttggtttgggtttttttggtctttttagggccacagctgcggcatctggaggtccccaggcgaggggtcgcatcggagctacagctgccggcctccaccacagccacaaccacgccaggtccgagccgcgtctgtgacaacaccacagctcacggcaacgccgggtccttagcGCCCTGGGCGAGGCTAggcattgaacccatgtcctcctggatcctagtcgggctcgttacccctgagccacgatgagaactctggaTGCGTGTGGTCGTTTCACGGGAAGCCGCTGCGTTGCTTCCCAGCCAGGGCGCTGCCGCACAGCCCACCAGGCGTACGCGGAGGTCGGGTTGGTACACATGTGCCCAGGCCCTTGTTGTCCAGCCTGTAAACCAGCTCCCCAAAGCCAGCGTGGTGCCGCGTGGAACCAGGGCGTCTTCAGGCTGGCTGAGCAGGGGCTCTGAGGGCTCTGTTGCCCTGACCCGCCGTGCCCTCTGTTTCAGATGTACCGACTCACGCTGAGGACGAGCAGAGAGACGGTCTCGCAGAGGCTGTGCGAACTGCTCTCAGAACAGTTTTAATCAGCGAGGACAGAGGGTCGGGCCGGCtctgcatttttctttgtctCCACCCCGTCTTCGTGCTGCGAGTAAACACCTCGTCTAGTGTCGCAGCCCAGGCCCTCCCCGCTGCCGCGGCCCGTCCCCGACGGGGCGGGTGGGATCCTGTGCGGTTGACGAAGAGACCCCTCGGCCTGGACTCAGCCGGCTGCCAGCCAGGACGAGGGGCACGGATCCTGGGGTGGACTTTGATGGAAATCAGGACAGTTCTGGGGTTAAATCTACAAATTAAAGGGAAATTAGAAGtttgaaaatgagaattttgGAAGTTTTATTGAGGTGCTGCTGCTGTCCTGCTGAGAATTCATCTCTGAAGCCCTGAGCAGAGAGGCGGGCGCTCTGTCTGTGCTGGGCGGCGCCCGCCGGGTGTGGGAGACGTGGGAGAAGGGGCGGGGCTGCCGGGTCCACGTGCGGCCCAGGCCTTGTCCTCCGGGCTCTGGGGGTGAGCACAGTGCCGGGGCCTTGGGGGCCGAGGTCTGAACCCAGGCGTTCGCCCCACGCGCGTCTTCGAGGGCTGTCGAGGAGAGCGTGTGGCCTGGCTGGGTGGGACCCCGCCTCCTTTTCCCAGCACCCGCCCCCTAGAGGGGGGTTGTGCAACCGTCCGAGCCCCTTCATGTGCAGTGGGGAGGGGTCCTGGTGGCTCCAGACCACGTGTGTACCTAACCTCAcgcttctctgagtctcaggccCAGGACGGGCGCCGGTTAGTGACGGCGGGGCTCGCCGTGGGCCAGCGGAGCGGCTCCTCAAGCCGAGCCGGTCTCTTCCCTGTGCAGCGGCCTCACATGTGGGAGTCCCCGCTGCAGGCTGCGGAGCTGTGGACCTCGGCCCGCGTGGTCAGAGGCGGGGGCCTGTGTGTGGTCAGGAAGCAGAGGCCGTGCGGGGTTAAGCTGGTGCCAACCCCCTGCATGCGGCTCTCCTGGGTTGTCACCCTGCGCTGGCCCGCCGGGCTGCGTGTCCGTGCCTCGCGATGCTGTGTGTCCCCGAGTGGCCGACACGCCAGGCGGGCGGCAGGCACAGGCCGCGGGTTTGTCCTAAATGGACATGTCTGCCCCCGGCCCTGTTGTTCCTTGGTTTTCCAGCAGGGACCCAGCGCTAGATGTGCCAGGGACAGAGCCACGGGGGGCACGGGCGCACAGTGGCCGTCTGCCAAGGTCCAGGTCCTGGGGAGGCCACCATGGGGAATGGCCGTGTGGGTGCTGGGCCCACTGCACCGTGGATGCCCCAGCTCAAGGTCCCCGCCCCTGCGCCCCTGCATAGGCGCTGCCGGGTGCAGCCCTGCTGTTGTCCAAGCTGCTGGATGGTGCTCGGTCCCAGGCCCCAGTGTGAGCGGCCCTCCTGCTCGTGCTCCATCCTCTTGGAGACACCCACGCGCTGGGCAGCGTCCTCCCGCAGAGCGTGCTCTCTCCCGGGGGAAGCTCGGACGGTGAGGGGCGCGCGTGCGGGCTTGGG is part of the Sus scrofa isolate TJ Tabasco breed Duroc chromosome 2, Sscrofa11.1, whole genome shotgun sequence genome and encodes:
- the AP2A2 gene encoding AP-2 complex subunit alpha-2 isoform X1, producing MPAVSKGDGMRGLAVFISDIRNCKSKEAEIKRINKELANIRSKFKGDKALDGYSKKKYVCKLLFIFLLGHDIDFGHMEAVNLLSSNRYTEKQIGYLFISVLVNSNSELIRLINNAVKNDLASRNPTFMGLALHCIANVGSREMAEAFAGEIPKILVAGDTMDSVKQSAALCLLRLYRTSPDLVPMGDWTSRVVHLLNDQHLGVVTAATSLITTLAQKNPEEFKTSVSLAVSRLSRIVTSASTDLQDYTYYFVPAPWLSVKLLRLLQCYPPPEDPAVRGRLTECLETILNKAQEPPKSKKVQHSNAKNAALFEAISLVIHHDSEPNLLVRACNQLGQFLQHRETNLRYLALESMCTLASSEFSHEAVKTHIETVTNALKTERDVSVRQRAVDLLYAMCDRSNAQQIVAEMLSYLETADYSIREEIVLKVAVLAEKYAVDYTWYVDTILGLIRVAGDFVSEEVWYRVIQIVVNRDDAQGYAAKTVFEALQAPACHENLVKVGGYVLGEFGNLIAGDPRSSPLIQFNLLHSKFHLCSVPTRALLLSTYIKFVNLFPEVKGTIQDVLRSDSQLRNADVELQQRAVEYLRLSTVASTDILATVLEEMPPFPERESSILAKLKRKKGPSTVTDLEEAKRDRGADVNGGPEPAPASASAASTPSPSADLLGLGAAPPVPAGPPPSSGGLLVDVFSDSPSAVAPLAPGSEDNFARFVCKNNGVLFENQLLQIGLKSEFRQNLGRMFIFYGNKTSTQFLSFTPTLVCSDGLQANLSLRTQPVGPTVDGGAQVQQAVNIECLSDFAEAPVLSVQFRYGGTFQNVSVKLPITLNKFFQPTEMASQDFFQRWKQLSSPQQEVQSIFRAKHPMDTEVTKAKIIGFGSALLEDVDPNPANFVGAGIIHTKTSQIGCLLRLEPNLQAQMYRLTLRTSRETVSQRLCELLSEQF
- the AP2A2 gene encoding AP-2 complex subunit alpha-2 isoform X2, with the protein product MPAVSKGDGMRGLAVFISDIRNCKSKEAEIKRINKELANIRSKFKGDKALDGYSKKKYVCKLLFIFLLGHDIDFGHMEAVNLLSSNRYTEKQIGYLFISVLVNSNSELIRLINNAVKNDLASRNPTFMGLALHCIANVGSREMAEAFAGEIPKILVAGDTMDSVKQSAALCLLRLYRTSPDLVPMGDWTSRVVHLLNDQHLGVVTAATSLITTLAQKNPEEFKTSVSLAVSRLSRIVTSASTDLQDYTYYFVPAPWLSVKLLRLLQCYPPPDPAVRGRLTECLETILNKAQEPPKSKKVQHSNAKNAALFEAISLVIHHDSEPNLLVRACNQLGQFLQHRETNLRYLALESMCTLASSEFSHEAVKTHIETVTNALKTERDVSVRQRAVDLLYAMCDRSNAQQIVAEMLSYLETADYSIREEIVLKVAVLAEKYAVDYTWYVDTILGLIRVAGDFVSEEVWYRVIQIVVNRDDAQGYAAKTVFEALQAPACHENLVKVGGYVLGEFGNLIAGDPRSSPLIQFNLLHSKFHLCSVPTRALLLSTYIKFVNLFPEVKGTIQDVLRSDSQLRNADVELQQRAVEYLRLSTVASTDILATVLEEMPPFPERESSILAKLKRKKGPSTVTDLEEAKRDRGADVNGGPEPAPASASAASTPSPSADLLGLGAAPPVPAGPPPSSGGLLVDVFSDSPSAVAPLAPGSEDNFARFVCKNNGVLFENQLLQIGLKSEFRQNLGRMFIFYGNKTSTQFLSFTPTLVCSDGLQANLSLRTQPVGPTVDGGAQVQQAVNIECLSDFAEAPVLSVQFRYGGTFQNVSVKLPITLNKFFQPTEMASQDFFQRWKQLSSPQQEVQSIFRAKHPMDTEVTKAKIIGFGSALLEDVDPNPANFVGAGIIHTKTSQIGCLLRLEPNLQAQMYRLTLRTSRETVSQRLCELLSEQF